The following proteins are co-located in the Athene noctua chromosome 16, bAthNoc1.hap1.1, whole genome shotgun sequence genome:
- the MYBL2 gene encoding myb-related protein B isoform X2, protein MLVRHYGQNDWKFLASHFPNRSDQQCQYRWLRVLNPDLVKGPWTKEEDQKVIELVKKYGTKQWTLIAKHLKGRLGKQCRERWHNHLNPEVKKSSWTEEEDRIIFEAHKVLGNRWAEIAKLLPGRTDNAVKNHWNSTIKRKVDTGGFLSETKESKSLYFLVEVDDKESQSQTRAESQNVLPNWPVDISEIKEEDISDEEVTGVQELPSELPAAELAEHNTEGTPDDAVPEDASSFVTSPYRWVVEAANYLIPTSVPAFNEALDMIESDPDGWCDLTQFDLPEEPSAGSSSSSSSPVRQNPLPNVTEYRLDGHTISDLSKSSKGELIPISPHAEVSFGTPPSVLKRQKKRKISLSPVTESATSTSLSFLDSCNSMTPKSTPVKTLPFSPSQFLNFWTKQDTLELENPSLTSTPVCSQKVIVTTPLHRDKTPLLQKNSAFVTPDQKYVVDNTPHTPTPFKNALEKYGPIRPLPQTPHLEEDLKEVLRSEAGIELIIEDDVKPEKQKRKQGLRRSPIKKVRKSLALDIVDEDMTQNIPALPKTVCFKRAQPVNFLSRSLNLSSSSRKNSSGLLNRAFVQVQPEKMSYRKMPSHFRPPAPMTRAWKAVACGGTRDQLFMQEKARQFLGMLKQSHTSRTLILS, encoded by the exons ATGTTAGTAAGACATTATGGGCAGAATGACTGGAAGTTCCTGGCCAGTCACTTTCCT AACCGCAGCGATCAGCAGTGTCAGTACCGGTGGCTGAGAGTGTTGAATCCAGACTTGGTGAAGGGCCCTTGGACCAAAGAGGAGGACCAAAAG GTAATTGAACTGGTTAAAAAATATGGCACCAAACAATGGACCCTGATAGCCAAGCACCTGAAAGGGCGATTAGGGAAGCAGTGCCGGGAACGCTGGCATAACCACCTGAACCCTGAGGTGAAGAAGTCCTCATGGACAGAGGAGGAGGATCGCATCATTTTTGAGGCCCACAAGGTCCTGGGGAATCGTTGGGCAGAGATTGCCAAGCTGCTGCCTGGGAG GACTGACAATGCTGTGAAGAATCACTGGAACTCCACCATCAAGCGGAAGGTGGACACTGGAGGCTTCCTCAGTGAAACTAAGGAGTCCAAGTCACTGTACTTCCTTGTGGAGGTGGATGACAAAGAGAGCCAAAGTCAAACGAGAGCTGAGAGCCAG AATGTCCTGCCAAACTGGCCAGTCGATATCTCTGAAATAAAGGAAGAGGATATCAGCGATGAGGAAGTGACGGGTGTACAGGAGTTACCCTCAGAGCTGCCAGCTGCCGAACTGGCAGAGCATAACACTGAGGGGACCCCAGATGATGCTGTGCCTGAGGATGCCTCTTCATTTGTCACATCACCATACAGATGGGTCGTTGAAGCTGCCAACTATTTGATCCCAACATCTGTGCCAGCCTTCAATGAAGCTCTGGATATGATTGAATCT GACCCCGACGGTTGGTGTGATTTGACCCAGTTTGACCTGCCTGAGGAAccctctgctggcagcagcagtagcagcagcagcccagTGAGGCAAAACCCCCTGCCCAATGTGACCGAGTACCGCCTGGACGGCCACACCATCTCCGACCTGAGCAAGAGCAGCAAGGGAgagctcatccccatctctccgCACGCAGAGGTGAGCTTTGGCACGCCGCCCTCTGTGCTGAAGAGGCAGAAGAAGAGGAAGATCTCCCTCTCCCCCGTCACGGAGAGTGCCACCAGCACCAGCCTTTCCTTCCTTGATTCCTGCAACAGCATGACGCCTAAGAGCACCCCTGTCAAGACACTGCCCTTCTCTCCATCTCAG TTCTTAAACTTTTGGACCAAACAGGATACACTAGAACTGGAGAACCCATCTCTGACCTCCACGCCTGTGTGCAGTCAGAAGGTGATTGTCACCACCCCTCTGCACAGGGACAAGACCCCTCTGCTCCAGAAGAACTCTGC GTTTGTCACACCAGATCAGAAGTATGTGGTGGACAACACTCCGCACACCCCCACGCCTTTCAAAAATGCCCTGGAGAAATATGGACCAATTAGGCCTCTG ccccagactcctcacCTGGAAGAAGACTTGAAAGAGGTGCTCCGAAGTGAAGCTGGCATTGAACTTATCATAGAGGATGATGTGAAGCCTGagaaacaaaagaggaaacaagGG CTGCGCAGGAGTCCCATCAAGAAGGTCCGGAAGTCTCTGGCCCTGGATATTGTGGACGAAGATATGACGCAGAATATACCTGCCCTCCCCAAGACTGTCTGTTTCAAAAGAGCCCAG CCTGTGAATTTCTTGTCAAGGTCCCTGAACCTTTCATCCTCAAGCAGGAAGAACAGCAGCGGTTTGCTCAACAGAGCCTTCGTGCAAGTGCAGCCAGAGAAAATGTCCTACAGGAAAATGCCGAGCCATTTCAGACCACCAGCACCG atGACCAGGGCTTGGAAAGCAGTAGCCTGTGGTGGAACCCGAGACCAACTCTTCATGCAGGAGAAAGCTCGACAGTTTTTGGGCATGCTGAAACAGAGTCACACATCAAGGACCTTAATCTTATCATGA
- the MYBL2 gene encoding myb-related protein B isoform X1: protein MARRSRGEEQDELHYQDTDSDVPEQRDGRCKVKWTQEEDEQLKMLVRHYGQNDWKFLASHFPNRSDQQCQYRWLRVLNPDLVKGPWTKEEDQKVIELVKKYGTKQWTLIAKHLKGRLGKQCRERWHNHLNPEVKKSSWTEEEDRIIFEAHKVLGNRWAEIAKLLPGRTDNAVKNHWNSTIKRKVDTGGFLSETKESKSLYFLVEVDDKESQSQTRAESQNVLPNWPVDISEIKEEDISDEEVTGVQELPSELPAAELAEHNTEGTPDDAVPEDASSFVTSPYRWVVEAANYLIPTSVPAFNEALDMIESDPDGWCDLTQFDLPEEPSAGSSSSSSSPVRQNPLPNVTEYRLDGHTISDLSKSSKGELIPISPHAEVSFGTPPSVLKRQKKRKISLSPVTESATSTSLSFLDSCNSMTPKSTPVKTLPFSPSQFLNFWTKQDTLELENPSLTSTPVCSQKVIVTTPLHRDKTPLLQKNSAFVTPDQKYVVDNTPHTPTPFKNALEKYGPIRPLPQTPHLEEDLKEVLRSEAGIELIIEDDVKPEKQKRKQGLRRSPIKKVRKSLALDIVDEDMTQNIPALPKTVCFKRAQPVNFLSRSLNLSSSSRKNSSGLLNRAFVQVQPEKMSYRKMPSHFRPPAPMTRAWKAVACGGTRDQLFMQEKARQFLGMLKQSHTSRTLILS, encoded by the exons atggCGCGCCGCAGCCGCGG TGAGGAGCAGGATGAGCTGCATTACCAGGATACCGACTCAGATGTGCCGGAGCAGCGGGATGGCAGGTGCAAAGTCAAGTGGACACAAGAAGAG GATGAGCAGCTGAAGATGTTAGTAAGACATTATGGGCAGAATGACTGGAAGTTCCTGGCCAGTCACTTTCCT AACCGCAGCGATCAGCAGTGTCAGTACCGGTGGCTGAGAGTGTTGAATCCAGACTTGGTGAAGGGCCCTTGGACCAAAGAGGAGGACCAAAAG GTAATTGAACTGGTTAAAAAATATGGCACCAAACAATGGACCCTGATAGCCAAGCACCTGAAAGGGCGATTAGGGAAGCAGTGCCGGGAACGCTGGCATAACCACCTGAACCCTGAGGTGAAGAAGTCCTCATGGACAGAGGAGGAGGATCGCATCATTTTTGAGGCCCACAAGGTCCTGGGGAATCGTTGGGCAGAGATTGCCAAGCTGCTGCCTGGGAG GACTGACAATGCTGTGAAGAATCACTGGAACTCCACCATCAAGCGGAAGGTGGACACTGGAGGCTTCCTCAGTGAAACTAAGGAGTCCAAGTCACTGTACTTCCTTGTGGAGGTGGATGACAAAGAGAGCCAAAGTCAAACGAGAGCTGAGAGCCAG AATGTCCTGCCAAACTGGCCAGTCGATATCTCTGAAATAAAGGAAGAGGATATCAGCGATGAGGAAGTGACGGGTGTACAGGAGTTACCCTCAGAGCTGCCAGCTGCCGAACTGGCAGAGCATAACACTGAGGGGACCCCAGATGATGCTGTGCCTGAGGATGCCTCTTCATTTGTCACATCACCATACAGATGGGTCGTTGAAGCTGCCAACTATTTGATCCCAACATCTGTGCCAGCCTTCAATGAAGCTCTGGATATGATTGAATCT GACCCCGACGGTTGGTGTGATTTGACCCAGTTTGACCTGCCTGAGGAAccctctgctggcagcagcagtagcagcagcagcccagTGAGGCAAAACCCCCTGCCCAATGTGACCGAGTACCGCCTGGACGGCCACACCATCTCCGACCTGAGCAAGAGCAGCAAGGGAgagctcatccccatctctccgCACGCAGAGGTGAGCTTTGGCACGCCGCCCTCTGTGCTGAAGAGGCAGAAGAAGAGGAAGATCTCCCTCTCCCCCGTCACGGAGAGTGCCACCAGCACCAGCCTTTCCTTCCTTGATTCCTGCAACAGCATGACGCCTAAGAGCACCCCTGTCAAGACACTGCCCTTCTCTCCATCTCAG TTCTTAAACTTTTGGACCAAACAGGATACACTAGAACTGGAGAACCCATCTCTGACCTCCACGCCTGTGTGCAGTCAGAAGGTGATTGTCACCACCCCTCTGCACAGGGACAAGACCCCTCTGCTCCAGAAGAACTCTGC GTTTGTCACACCAGATCAGAAGTATGTGGTGGACAACACTCCGCACACCCCCACGCCTTTCAAAAATGCCCTGGAGAAATATGGACCAATTAGGCCTCTG ccccagactcctcacCTGGAAGAAGACTTGAAAGAGGTGCTCCGAAGTGAAGCTGGCATTGAACTTATCATAGAGGATGATGTGAAGCCTGagaaacaaaagaggaaacaagGG CTGCGCAGGAGTCCCATCAAGAAGGTCCGGAAGTCTCTGGCCCTGGATATTGTGGACGAAGATATGACGCAGAATATACCTGCCCTCCCCAAGACTGTCTGTTTCAAAAGAGCCCAG CCTGTGAATTTCTTGTCAAGGTCCCTGAACCTTTCATCCTCAAGCAGGAAGAACAGCAGCGGTTTGCTCAACAGAGCCTTCGTGCAAGTGCAGCCAGAGAAAATGTCCTACAGGAAAATGCCGAGCCATTTCAGACCACCAGCACCG atGACCAGGGCTTGGAAAGCAGTAGCCTGTGGTGGAACCCGAGACCAACTCTTCATGCAGGAGAAAGCTCGACAGTTTTTGGGCATGCTGAAACAGAGTCACACATCAAGGACCTTAATCTTATCATGA
- the LOC141967149 gene encoding uncharacterized protein LOC141967149 — protein sequence MLSTKRHSTSILTIKEILENGFVARASSRTDSSVCSYYMDNSSASKPDTWELLMDSDSATKGRSLCVVKQSESLSSCVKTDLQGLTQSISDLSLVCFCKTHHGQAAFDLSGLPCEHPSTADCLMDMVSQNTSTPCKKEKHPKLLESLLSKSAELAGDLSTFGKMPAPRWEISAIKAPLDTSLSLDVSTEELRLLECSKPDTPTLETSVVIPLAWPGAFKRPRVLTHRSATPETQPSDPDAVPVSVHQAL from the coding sequence ATGCTGTCCACCAAGAGGCACAGTACCAGCATCCTGACCATAaaggaaatactggaaaatgGGTTTGTGGCCAGGGCCTCCAGCCGCACTGATTCTTCTGTCTGCAGTTATTACATGGACAATAGCAGTGCCTCCAAACCAGACACCTGGGAGCTTCTCATGGACTCGGACAGTGCAACAAAAGGCAGGTCCCTGTGTGTTGTCAAGCAGTCGGAGTCTCTGAGCAGCTGTGTGAAGACTGACCTGCAGGGCCTGACCCAAAGCATCTCTGACCTCAGCCTTGTCTGCTTCTGCAAGACCCACCATGGTCAGGCTGCCTTTGACCTGTCCGGTTTGCCTTGTGAGCACCCCAGCACAGCCGACTGCCTGATGGATATGGTGTCACAGAACACCTCAACACcatgcaagaaagaaaagcaccCCAAACTGCTGGAGAGCCTGCTGTCCAAGAGCGCTGAGCTCGCTGGTGACCTCTCAACCTTTGGGAAGATGCCAGCACCCAGATGGGAGatctcagcaataaaagctcCTCTGGATACCAGCCTGTCCCTTGATGTGAGCACCGAGGAGCTGAGGTTACTGGAATGCTCCAAACCTGACACGCCAACCCTGGAGACCTCTGTAGTAATTCCTCTGGCTTGGCCTGGAGCCTTCAAGAGGCCCCGTGTGCTGACCCACAGGTCTGCCACCCCCGAGACCCAGCCGAGCGACCCTGACGCTGTCCCCGTGTCTGTGCACCAGGCTCTGTGA
- the IFT52 gene encoding intraflagellar transport protein 52 homolog isoform X2, producing MKPAVAILSTGSVCFPLNRPILAFYQHESQGGKMAALGSSHMFSDQYLDKEENSKIMDVLFQWLTTSDIHLNQMDMEDPEISDYTLLPDTAALSEQLRVCLQEGDENPRDFTKLFDTSLYQLDTTALPSVIKAYEQLNVKHEPLQLIQPQFETPLPVLQPAVFPPAFRELPPPPLELFDLDETFSSEKARLAEITNKCSDDDLEFYIRKCGDILGVTSKLPKEKQDAKHILEHIFFQVVEFKKLNQEHDTDTSEAGFQNGN from the exons ATGAAACCAGCAGTGGCTATTCTGTCAACAGGATCTGTCTGCTTCCCACTCAACAGGCCTATTCTTGCTTTCTATCAGCATGAG AGTCAAGGTGGCAAGATGGCAGCACTGGGATCTTCCCACATGTTCAGTGATCAGTATTtagataaagaagaaaacagtaagatCATG GATGTGCTTTTCCAGTGGCTCACAACATCAGATATCCATTTAAACCAGATGGATATGGAAGACCCTGAG ATTTCAGACTATACCCTGCTCCCAGATACAGCCGCGCTGTCTGAGCAGCTGCGAGTGTGTCTGCAAGAAGGAGATGAGAACCCAAGAGACTTCACAAAGCTGTTTGATACATCCCTTTACCAGCTGGATACAACTGCCCTACCTTCAGTTATCAA AGCTTATGAACAGCTGAATGTGAAACATGAACCCCTTCAACTCATTCAGCCTCAGTTTGAGACTCCACTACCTGTCCTCCAGCCAGCT GTTTTTCCACCTGCTTTCAGGGAATTGCCTCCTCCCCCTCTGGAGCTGTTTGACTTGGATGAAactttttcctctgagaaagCTCGTCTTGCAGAGATTACAAACAAAT GTTCTGATGATGACCTGGAGTTTTACATACGAAAATGTGGTGATATCCTAGGAGTAACAAGTAAACTCCCAAAGGAGAAGCAAGATGCCAAACATATCCTGGAGCACATCTTCTTCCAAGTGGTTGAGTTTAAGAAACTGAATCAG GAACATGATACTGACACAAGTGAAGCTGGATTCCAGAATGGTAACTGA
- the IFT52 gene encoding intraflagellar transport protein 52 homolog isoform X1 encodes MERGLRNAIVFNASKGETFTLASSYKSLRKRLRGNWKIQSLKDEITSEKLFGVKLWITAGPREKFSAAEFSVLKKFLEDGGAILVMLREGGESRYGTNINFLLEEYGIVFNNDAVVRNVYYKYHHPKEALISDGVLNRGISEAARKTVLETTDEDGSGHDSQSLTFVYPFGATLNVMKPAVAILSTGSVCFPLNRPILAFYQHESQGGKMAALGSSHMFSDQYLDKEENSKIMDVLFQWLTTSDIHLNQMDMEDPEISDYTLLPDTAALSEQLRVCLQEGDENPRDFTKLFDTSLYQLDTTALPSVIKAYEQLNVKHEPLQLIQPQFETPLPVLQPAVFPPAFRELPPPPLELFDLDETFSSEKARLAEITNKCSDDDLEFYIRKCGDILGVTSKLPKEKQDAKHILEHIFFQVVEFKKLNQEHDTDTSEAGFQNGN; translated from the exons ATGGAGAGGGGCCTGCGGAACGCCATCGTCTTCAACGCCTCCAAAGGGGAGACCTTCACCCTCGCCAGCAGCTACAAATCCCTGCGGAAAAGGCTCCGCGGTAACTGGAAGATACAGAG CTTAAAAGATGAGATCACTTCTGAGAAACTGTTTGGGGTAAAATTGTGGATTACAGCAGGGCCAAGAGAAAAGTTCAGTGCTGCTGAG TTTTCAGTTCTGAAGAAATTCCTGGAGGATGGTGGAGCCATCCTGGTGATGCTAAGAGAAGGCGGGGAGTCCCGATATGGCACAAATATTAACTTTTTGTTAGAAGAATATGGGATCGTTTTCAATAATG ATGCTGTAGTACGAAATGTATATTACAAGTACCACCACCCAAAAGAAGCACTTATCTCTGATGGAGTTTTGAATAG GGGAATCAGTGAAGCTGCAAGAAAAACAGTGCTTGAGACAACAGATGAAGATGGAAGTGGACATGACTCACA aTCTCTCACGTTTGTGTATCCATTTGGTGCCACACTGAATGTGATGAAACCAGCAGTGGCTATTCTGTCAACAGGATCTGTCTGCTTCCCACTCAACAGGCCTATTCTTGCTTTCTATCAGCATGAG AGTCAAGGTGGCAAGATGGCAGCACTGGGATCTTCCCACATGTTCAGTGATCAGTATTtagataaagaagaaaacagtaagatCATG GATGTGCTTTTCCAGTGGCTCACAACATCAGATATCCATTTAAACCAGATGGATATGGAAGACCCTGAG ATTTCAGACTATACCCTGCTCCCAGATACAGCCGCGCTGTCTGAGCAGCTGCGAGTGTGTCTGCAAGAAGGAGATGAGAACCCAAGAGACTTCACAAAGCTGTTTGATACATCCCTTTACCAGCTGGATACAACTGCCCTACCTTCAGTTATCAA AGCTTATGAACAGCTGAATGTGAAACATGAACCCCTTCAACTCATTCAGCCTCAGTTTGAGACTCCACTACCTGTCCTCCAGCCAGCT GTTTTTCCACCTGCTTTCAGGGAATTGCCTCCTCCCCCTCTGGAGCTGTTTGACTTGGATGAAactttttcctctgagaaagCTCGTCTTGCAGAGATTACAAACAAAT GTTCTGATGATGACCTGGAGTTTTACATACGAAAATGTGGTGATATCCTAGGAGTAACAAGTAAACTCCCAAAGGAGAAGCAAGATGCCAAACATATCCTGGAGCACATCTTCTTCCAAGTGGTTGAGTTTAAGAAACTGAATCAG GAACATGATACTGACACAAGTGAAGCTGGATTCCAGAATGGTAACTGA